In the Staphylococcus sp. IVB6240 genome, one interval contains:
- a CDS encoding 2-hydroxymuconate tautomerase, whose amino-acid sequence MSIVTVKLLEGRTDEQLKNLVTEVTDAVEKTTNAQREAISVVIEEMKPTHYGLGGTRKADQ is encoded by the coding sequence ATGTCAATCGTAACAGTAAAGTTATTAGAAGGTCGTACAGACGAACAACTTAAAAATTTAGTAACAGAAGTGACAGATGCTGTTGAAAAAACAACAAATGCACAAAGAGAGGCAATCTCTGTTGTTATTGAAGAAATGAAGCCAACGCATTATGGTTTAGGTGGCACACGTAAAGCTGACCAATAA
- a CDS encoding LCP family protein translates to MMENNVKHENASRLKKHLKRVKKRRIRKLPFVILAVILLIVLTAIYSVSSYHQGLEVAKKHHDTPKIHKFNGASKNDGKATVLILGADLEDSGVSRTDSIMVVQYDYIKKDMKIVSVMRDIYADIPGYNSYKINTAYSLGGAELMRKTLKENLGIEPEYYATLDFKGFEAMIDELEPDGIPIDVEKDMSEKIGVSLKKGHHRLNGKELLGYARFRNDEEGDFGRVRRQQQVMVALKQQLTEPSSILKTPKLAGIMRGYVSTDMPDSAIYQTGLSFILRGDKNIKTLSVPVKGTYEDITTNDGGAALGIDKKANKKRIQHFLNEE, encoded by the coding sequence ATAATGGAAAACAATGTCAAACATGAAAACGCAAGTAGATTGAAAAAACATCTCAAGCGCGTGAAAAAGAGACGTATTCGTAAATTACCATTTGTTATTTTAGCAGTGATTTTACTGATCGTTTTAACAGCTATTTATAGTGTAAGTAGCTATCATCAAGGATTAGAAGTGGCAAAAAAACATCACGACACACCTAAAATACATAAATTTAATGGCGCTTCTAAAAATGATGGTAAAGCAACAGTACTGATTTTAGGTGCTGATTTAGAGGATAGTGGTGTCTCTCGGACAGACTCTATTATGGTTGTGCAATATGATTATATTAAAAAAGATATGAAGATTGTGTCAGTCATGCGAGATATTTATGCAGATATTCCTGGATATAATAGTTATAAAATCAATACAGCCTATTCATTAGGTGGCGCTGAGTTGATGCGAAAAACGCTGAAAGAAAACTTAGGTATTGAGCCAGAGTATTATGCAACATTAGATTTTAAAGGTTTTGAAGCCATGATTGATGAGCTAGAACCTGATGGTATACCGATTGATGTTGAGAAAGATATGTCAGAAAAAATTGGTGTCTCTCTTAAAAAAGGACATCATCGCCTGAATGGGAAAGAGCTCTTAGGGTATGCAAGATTTCGTAATGATGAAGAGGGTGACTTTGGACGTGTGCGACGTCAACAACAAGTTATGGTGGCACTAAAGCAACAACTCACAGAACCATCTTCTATTCTAAAAACGCCTAAACTTGCAGGTATTATGCGTGGGTATGTGAGTACGGATATGCCTGACTCGGCCATTTACCAAACAGGACTTAGCTTTATATTACGTGGAGATAAAAATATCAAAACATTAAGTGTCCCAGTCAAGGGAACTTATGAAGATATTACAACCAATGATGGTGGTGCTGCTTTAGGTATTGATAAGAAGGCGAATAAAAAGCGCATTCAGCATTTTTTAAATGAAGAATAA
- the msrA gene encoding peptide-methionine (S)-S-oxide reductase MsrA encodes MNINTAYFAGGCFWCMVKPFDQFEGIEAVTSGYMGGHVHNPTYEEVKTGETGHYEVVKIEYDVALFSYQKLLEIFFSVIDPTDAEGQFQDRGSQYRTAIFYTNEDQKEVAEAYIDQLKETFDHDKAFTTKVLPVSEFYKAEAYHQDFYKKNPERYAEEQQQRAAIKQSRQ; translated from the coding sequence ATGAATATAAATACAGCTTACTTTGCTGGCGGATGTTTTTGGTGTATGGTCAAACCATTTGATCAATTTGAAGGAATCGAAGCAGTCACTTCTGGTTATATGGGAGGACACGTCCATAACCCTACGTACGAAGAAGTTAAAACGGGTGAAACAGGTCACTATGAAGTTGTTAAAATTGAATATGATGTGGCATTGTTTTCCTATCAAAAACTATTAGAAATTTTCTTCTCTGTGATTGACCCAACTGATGCAGAAGGTCAATTCCAAGATCGTGGTTCACAATATCGTACAGCTATTTTTTATACAAATGAAGATCAAAAAGAAGTTGCAGAAGCTTATATTGATCAATTAAAAGAGACGTTCGACCACGATAAAGCTTTTACTACGAAAGTCCTTCCTGTTTCTGAATTTTATAAGGCAGAAGCATATCATCAAGACTTCTATAAGAAAAATCCAGAGCGCTATGCTGAAGAACAACAACAACGCGCTGCAATTAAACAATCACGTCAATAA
- the mprF gene encoding bifunctional lysylphosphatidylglycerol flippase/synthetase MprF has translation MSVQKHKLLKGLKVVFIFALLIVVTSVLVRELSHIDFKRTFLLFNRINSFELMSLFLLGAISIVLLSLYDVILQSRFKLDLSKFKALRVGYIINAFNNIIGFGGFIGAGVRLWFYQQYTDQKKKLVQFVTYMLTSMLTGLSFLSLLVVTHILDVSFLDQTSIWVTVFLYVIAALLPVFIVVSWIWPIDKTARWLGASFTIISSFEWFMATVVFYFALHLVDASVSFSIVLGVFIVAAISGLLSFIPGGFGAFDLVILLGFKYFGLPEEKIVLALLLYRIAYYFFPLFIALILTFFEFGTAAKKYIYESKYIQPAKEVSAFLMSFQKDAISYIPSFVLGCLVLIMSGVSLLNNFGIVFDATTSKHHIIYISLYILNVSAALVLLLNVRGIMLRSKRAILFAIVAALIIITSNAYVYGVTITLVLGILLVATLFFAYQKSRVLKRPIRIRSLVYMGFITAMVLYFNQILVKSFIEALGIEIPKVDMFLLRSSFWLSFLGMTILVVAIIKYFERHYLKPHTFNDMAVAQDILQTYGGHLLSHLVHSGDKHVFVNEAKNAFLMYRHTRESFIVLGDPIGDSDGFYSLLTEFYDHATYLGADVMFYQVSEEQLSLYHAFGNQFFKLGEEALIDVPNFTVAGKKRRGFRATLNKFESQGYTFEILDTPLDEETYQRLRKVSDTWLGQQSEFYFSVGHFNRKYINAAPVAVLRNAEGRIDAFATLMPVDQKTTISVDLIRWDREIDLPFMDGLYLNMILWAQTAGYAQFNMGMATLSNVGQVPYGHSKEKVVGRFYEHFNGLYSFQGLRQYKSKFGPHWESRYLIYHRQQTVWVSLLRVTRVIRKKYKASV, from the coding sequence GTGAGTGTCCAAAAGCATAAGCTATTGAAAGGGTTAAAAGTTGTTTTTATTTTTGCATTATTAATTGTTGTGACTTCAGTTTTAGTAAGAGAGCTGTCACATATTGATTTTAAACGAACATTCTTGTTATTTAATCGAATTAACAGTTTTGAATTAATGAGTCTCTTTTTATTAGGGGCCATTTCAATTGTATTGTTATCATTGTATGATGTGATATTACAATCACGTTTCAAACTCGATTTATCAAAATTCAAGGCATTAAGAGTAGGTTATATTATTAATGCATTTAATAATATCATTGGATTTGGTGGATTTATTGGAGCGGGTGTACGTTTGTGGTTTTACCAGCAGTATACAGATCAAAAGAAGAAGTTGGTACAATTCGTCACTTATATGTTGACGTCCATGTTAACTGGACTGAGTTTCTTATCTTTACTCGTCGTGACACATATCTTAGATGTTAGTTTTCTTGATCAAACATCGATATGGGTGACTGTATTTCTATATGTGATTGCGGCATTATTGCCTGTATTTATTGTGGTTTCTTGGATTTGGCCAATCGACAAAACAGCACGCTGGCTTGGTGCAAGTTTTACCATTATTTCAAGTTTTGAATGGTTCATGGCAACGGTAGTGTTTTATTTTGCCTTGCACTTAGTAGATGCTTCAGTCTCTTTCTCAATTGTTTTAGGCGTCTTCATTGTAGCAGCTATTTCAGGCTTACTTTCGTTTATTCCGGGTGGTTTTGGTGCGTTTGATTTGGTAATTCTACTCGGTTTTAAATACTTTGGCTTACCTGAAGAAAAGATTGTATTGGCATTGTTGCTTTATCGTATTGCATACTACTTCTTCCCATTATTCATTGCGTTAATTTTAACGTTCTTTGAATTTGGAACGGCAGCCAAAAAATATATTTATGAATCAAAATACATACAGCCAGCAAAAGAAGTTTCTGCATTTTTAATGTCCTTTCAAAAAGATGCAATCAGTTATATCCCATCATTCGTATTGGGTTGTTTAGTATTAATTATGAGTGGCGTTTCTTTGCTGAATAACTTTGGTATTGTATTCGATGCAACGACATCTAAGCACCACATCATTTATATTAGTTTGTATATTTTAAACGTGAGTGCAGCTCTTGTGTTACTGTTGAATGTCCGTGGTATTATGTTGAGAAGTAAGCGTGCCATACTCTTTGCAATTGTGGCAGCACTGATTATTATTACTTCAAATGCCTATGTTTATGGTGTGACTATTACATTAGTGCTAGGTATTTTATTAGTGGCCACACTCTTCTTTGCTTATCAAAAATCACGTGTATTAAAACGTCCTATTCGGATCAGGTCATTGGTTTATATGGGCTTTATTACTGCAATGGTTTTATATTTTAATCAAATCTTAGTTAAAAGCTTTATTGAGGCATTAGGTATTGAGATTCCTAAAGTAGACATGTTTTTATTAAGATCATCATTCTGGCTTTCTTTTTTAGGCATGACCATTTTGGTTGTTGCAATTATTAAATATTTTGAACGTCATTATTTAAAACCACATACTTTTAATGATATGGCAGTAGCACAAGACATATTACAAACATATGGCGGTCACTTACTCAGTCACTTAGTGCATAGTGGGGATAAACATGTATTTGTTAATGAAGCTAAAAATGCCTTTCTCATGTATCGACATACGCGTGAGTCATTCATCGTTTTAGGAGATCCAATCGGTGACTCAGATGGTTTTTATTCACTATTAACAGAGTTTTATGATCATGCGACCTATTTGGGTGCAGATGTCATGTTCTATCAAGTTTCTGAAGAACAGCTTTCACTGTACCATGCATTTGGTAATCAATTCTTTAAGCTTGGTGAAGAAGCATTAATTGATGTGCCGAACTTCACTGTTGCAGGAAAGAAACGACGCGGATTTAGAGCAACACTTAATAAATTCGAGTCACAAGGATATACATTTGAAATTTTAGATACACCATTGGATGAAGAAACATATCAACGCTTGAGAAAAGTGAGTGATACATGGTTAGGTCAACAATCAGAATTCTATTTTTCAGTGGGACATTTTAATCGTAAATATATCAATGCAGCCCCTGTAGCCGTATTAAGAAATGCTGAAGGTCGTATCGATGCCTTTGCTACATTGATGCCAGTAGATCAAAAAACAACGATTTCTGTTGATTTGATTCGATGGGATCGAGAGATTGATTTACCATTTATGGATGGTCTATATCTGAACATGATTTTATGGGCACAGACGGCCGGTTATGCGCAATTCAATATGGGCATGGCAACATTATCAAATGTGGGTCAAGTACCATATGGTCATTCCAAAGAGAAAGTAGTCGGACGCTTCTATGAGCATTTTAATGGGTTATACAGTTTCCAAGGCTTACGACAATACAAAAGTAAGTTTGGGCCGCATTGGGAGTCACGCTATTTGATTTATCATCGTCAACAAACGGTATGGGTTTCTTTATTAAGAGTGACACGTGTGATTCGAAAAAAATATAAAGCATCCGTTTAA
- a CDS encoding AI-2E family transporter, producing the protein MSEKNTPKSGENKRIQIHESRFMKFFGGQDLLFALTIFILIGVVIFIFDRVSYVFQPFTIIFNTIAAPIIIALILYYLFNPIINILERYHIKRVWGITLLFLGIVGLITLAVNLLIPVVTFQFDKLMHNFPTYINKITGFVNNMMHIPFVSDYYDDVVNWLKELQQKIPTLADGFSDKVKVFAEAVVNVTVVIVTVPFVLFFMLKDGHRFKDFSNHIVPPKYRKDVHDLLDKMSEQVGSYIQGQIIVSFCIGILLFIGYSIIGLDYALILASIAAVTSVVPYLGPTIAISPAIIISIITSPFMLIKLVIVWTAVQFIEGHFISPNIMGKTMRIHPLTIIFVLLCAGNLLGIVGVILGIPAYAIIKVWVSHLFMLFKRRYNKYYADDAGPYEMNEDEQTHHHEVIIDKAKKTNHYNS; encoded by the coding sequence ATGTCAGAAAAAAACACTCCTAAATCAGGAGAAAATAAGCGAATACAGATTCATGAAAGTCGCTTTATGAAGTTTTTTGGTGGGCAAGATTTATTATTTGCGTTGACCATCTTCATATTAATAGGTGTTGTTATTTTTATTTTTGATCGTGTCTCTTATGTTTTCCAACCGTTTACAATTATTTTCAACACCATTGCAGCACCTATTATTATCGCGTTGATTCTTTACTATTTATTCAATCCGATTATTAACATTTTAGAGCGTTATCATATTAAACGTGTATGGGGTATCACATTGCTCTTCTTAGGGATTGTTGGACTGATTACATTAGCTGTCAACTTATTGATTCCAGTTGTAACATTTCAATTTGATAAGTTGATGCATAATTTTCCTACATATATTAATAAGATAACAGGATTTGTAAATAATATGATGCATATTCCGTTTGTGTCAGATTATTATGATGACGTTGTAAATTGGCTCAAAGAATTGCAACAAAAGATTCCAACATTAGCCGATGGATTTAGCGATAAAGTAAAAGTGTTTGCTGAAGCAGTTGTGAATGTGACGGTTGTTATTGTAACGGTACCATTTGTCTTGTTCTTCATGCTTAAAGACGGCCATCGTTTTAAAGACTTTTCCAATCATATCGTCCCACCGAAATATCGAAAAGACGTGCATGATTTATTGGATAAGATGAGCGAGCAAGTCGGTTCATATATCCAAGGTCAAATCATTGTCTCTTTCTGTATCGGTATCCTACTTTTTATTGGATACTCTATTATCGGATTGGACTACGCGTTAATTCTTGCGAGTATTGCTGCTGTGACAAGCGTTGTACCATATTTAGGTCCGACAATTGCCATTTCACCAGCGATTATTATTTCTATTATTACATCGCCTTTTATGCTCATAAAACTCGTGATTGTTTGGACAGCTGTTCAGTTTATTGAGGGGCATTTCATTTCTCCTAATATTATGGGGAAAACAATGCGTATTCATCCTTTAACCATTATTTTCGTCCTGTTATGTGCAGGTAACTTATTAGGAATTGTTGGTGTGATCTTAGGTATCCCAGCGTATGCAATTATTAAAGTATGGGTATCACATCTGTTCATGTTATTTAAAAGACGGTACAACAAATATTATGCAGATGATGCAGGTCCTTATGAAATGAATGAAGATGAGCAAACGCATCATCATGAAGTGATTATCGATAAGGCCAAAAAGACTAATCATTATAATTCATAG
- the ptsG gene encoding glucose-specific PTS transporter subunit IIBC: protein MWKKFFGQLQRIGKALMLPVAILPAAGLLLAIGTAMQGDALQQYLPFLQNGGVQSVAEMLTGAGGVIFDNLPIIFAMGVAIGLAGGDGVAAIAALVGYLIINKTMGAYLHVTPDQLENPANGFASVLGIPTLQTGVFGGIIIGALAAWCYNKFYNIDLPSYLGFFAGKRFVPIVMATSSFLLAFPMAWIWPTIQNGLNAFSEGLLDANTGVAVFLFGFIKRLLIPFGLHHIFHAPFWFEFGSYTNAAGEIIRGDQRIFLEQIQEGTKLTAGKFMQGEFPVMMFGLPAAALAIYKTAKPENKKVVAGLMGSAALTSFLTGITEPLEFSFLFVAPLLFFVHAVLDGLAFVTLYFLDLHLGYTFSGGFIDFVLLGILPNQTQWWLVIPVGLVYAVIYYFLFLFLIKKFNYKTPGREDKQANTQKTSAGELPYAVLEAIGGQENIKHLDACITRLRVEVNDKAQVDVGRLKDLGASGVLEVGNNMQAIFGPKSDQIKHEMQQIMSGQVVQSKVDLNDKDEATVVDAETADKAHVNHFVAAPLKGEVLPLSEVPDQVFSEKMMGDGIAIRPTEGKVYAPFNGRVQMVFPTKHAIGLTSADGLELLIHVGLDTVKLEGKCFDILVEEGQEIKTGDVLMTFDLDYIKEHAKSDITPIIVTQAEITNLDYTTEKTVTQGDKLFETK from the coding sequence GTGTGGAAGAAATTCTTTGGTCAACTGCAACGTATTGGTAAAGCCTTAATGTTACCAGTTGCGATTTTACCTGCTGCCGGTTTACTACTCGCGATCGGTACAGCAATGCAAGGGGACGCATTACAACAATATCTGCCATTCCTTCAAAATGGAGGCGTACAAAGTGTCGCAGAAATGTTAACAGGTGCCGGTGGTGTTATTTTTGATAACTTACCAATTATCTTCGCCATGGGTGTTGCGATTGGTTTAGCAGGTGGAGATGGTGTTGCAGCGATTGCAGCACTTGTTGGTTACTTAATTATTAACAAAACAATGGGTGCATACTTACATGTGACACCTGATCAATTAGAAAACCCTGCGAACGGATTTGCAAGTGTTTTAGGGATTCCAACACTTCAAACAGGTGTATTCGGTGGTATCATTATCGGTGCGTTAGCTGCTTGGTGTTACAACAAGTTCTATAACATCGATTTACCATCATACTTAGGATTCTTTGCTGGTAAGCGTTTCGTTCCGATCGTAATGGCAACATCATCATTCTTATTAGCATTCCCAATGGCTTGGATTTGGCCAACGATTCAAAATGGTTTAAATGCATTCAGTGAAGGATTACTTGATGCGAATACAGGCGTTGCGGTATTCCTATTCGGTTTCATCAAACGATTATTGATTCCATTTGGTTTACACCATATTTTCCATGCGCCATTCTGGTTTGAATTTGGTTCATACACAAATGCCGCTGGTGAAATTATTCGTGGTGACCAACGTATTTTCTTAGAACAAATTCAAGAAGGTACGAAATTAACAGCTGGTAAGTTCATGCAAGGTGAATTCCCTGTTATGATGTTCGGTTTACCAGCAGCAGCATTAGCCATCTATAAAACAGCAAAACCTGAAAACAAAAAAGTAGTTGCAGGTTTAATGGGTTCAGCAGCCTTAACGTCATTCTTAACTGGTATCACTGAACCATTAGAATTCTCATTCTTATTCGTTGCACCGTTACTATTCTTTGTACACGCGGTGTTAGATGGTTTAGCATTCGTTACATTGTATTTCCTTGATTTACATCTTGGTTATACATTCTCTGGTGGTTTCATCGACTTTGTATTACTCGGTATTTTACCGAACCAAACACAATGGTGGTTAGTTATTCCAGTAGGTCTTGTTTACGCAGTGATTTACTATTTCTTATTCCTATTCTTAATCAAGAAATTTAACTACAAAACACCAGGTCGTGAAGACAAGCAAGCAAATACACAAAAAACTTCAGCGGGCGAACTACCATATGCTGTATTAGAAGCAATTGGTGGTCAAGAAAACATCAAGCATTTAGATGCATGTATTACGCGTTTACGTGTTGAAGTTAATGACAAAGCACAAGTAGATGTGGGTCGTTTGAAAGACTTAGGTGCGTCAGGTGTCCTTGAAGTAGGTAACAACATGCAAGCGATCTTCGGTCCAAAATCAGACCAAATCAAACATGAAATGCAACAAATCATGTCAGGTCAAGTAGTTCAATCTAAAGTAGATCTTAATGATAAAGACGAAGCAACAGTAGTTGATGCGGAAACAGCAGACAAAGCGCATGTAAATCATTTCGTAGCAGCACCATTAAAAGGTGAAGTGCTTCCATTAAGTGAAGTACCAGACCAAGTGTTCAGTGAAAAAATGATGGGTGACGGTATTGCCATTCGTCCAACAGAAGGCAAAGTGTATGCACCATTCAATGGTCGTGTACAAATGGTCTTCCCAACAAAACACGCAATTGGTTTAACATCTGCTGATGGATTAGAATTACTGATTCACGTTGGTTTAGATACTGTCAAACTAGAAGGAAAATGTTTCGACATTCTTGTGGAAGAAGGACAAGAAATTAAAACAGGCGATGTTTTAATGACATTTGATCTAGATTACATTAAAGAACACGCAAAAAGTGATATCACGCCAATTATTGTGACACAAGCAGAAATTACAAACTTAGACTATACAACTGAAAAAACTGTGACACAAGGCGATAAACTTTTTGAAACAAAATAA
- a CDS encoding transcription antiterminator, with protein MNTYKISKVLNNNVLICKDNGTEVVLVGKGIGFNKKPGTTIKDLDTVEKVFKLQNKTEQDHYLQLLDQTNEEEIRVVIESVQIILAHFNIENNESFIVSLTDHLIFALKRVKNNQLISNPFLSETKYSYPEAYQIAKRVVARLNLQLNVMFPEDEVGFIALHIASQIEHISIENTKQVTELINRAIRLIEHDLEIHIDKASLQYQRYIRHMHFLLQRLKKGERATIELTFEKLLKAQYPLCYNVAVKIIKMIQSQMDVEVYEAEVAYLTMHIQQLLLASQKS; from the coding sequence ATGAACACATACAAAATTTCAAAAGTGCTTAACAATAATGTGTTGATTTGTAAAGATAACGGGACAGAAGTCGTTTTAGTTGGAAAGGGTATTGGATTTAATAAAAAGCCGGGTACGACAATTAAAGATTTGGATACGGTCGAGAAAGTATTCAAGTTGCAAAATAAAACAGAACAAGATCACTATTTACAACTATTAGATCAGACAAATGAAGAAGAAATTCGAGTGGTCATTGAATCTGTACAAATTATTTTGGCGCATTTTAATATTGAGAACAATGAATCATTTATCGTATCCTTAACAGACCATCTCATCTTTGCGTTAAAACGTGTAAAAAATAATCAATTGATTTCCAATCCATTTTTGAGTGAAACAAAGTACAGTTATCCTGAAGCATATCAAATTGCAAAACGTGTCGTTGCACGCTTGAATTTACAACTAAATGTGATGTTTCCAGAAGATGAAGTTGGATTTATCGCATTGCATATCGCCTCCCAAATTGAGCACATCAGCATCGAAAATACAAAGCAAGTAACAGAATTAATTAATCGTGCGATACGACTCATAGAACATGACCTTGAAATTCACATTGATAAGGCGTCATTACAATATCAACGTTATATCAGACATATGCATTTCTTGCTACAACGCTTAAAAAAAGGCGAAAGAGCGACAATCGAATTAACTTTTGAGAAACTATTGAAAGCGCAATATCCGCTATGCTATAATGTAGCTGTAAAAATAATAAAAATGATTCAATCACAAATGGATGTAGAAGTATATGAAGCTGAAGTAGCATATTTGACAATGCACATTCAACAACTGTTACTCGCATCTCAAAAATCTTAA
- a CDS encoding alanine/glycine:cation symporter family protein: MRDFDSLIPDWFKTVVQVGNDLIWSQYLIGLLLTAGLFFTISSRFVQIRWIPEMFRAIKEKPETLDSGEKGISSFQAFVISAGSRVGTGNIAGVATAIVLGGPGAVFWMWIIAIVGAASAFIEATLAQVYKVHDEEGGFRGGPAYYITKGLNQKWLGVLFAILITVTFAFVFNTVQSNTIAESLQTQYSVSPVITGIILAILTAIIIFGGVRSIANLSSAIVPFMAIIYVVMVLVILFMHYDQIIPMILTIIKSAFGIDQAAGGAVGFAVLQGIKRGLFSNEAGMGSAPNAAATAAVSHPVKQGLIQSLGVFFDTILVCTATAIMILLYSGLEFGEDAKQGVAVTQSALNEHLGSAGGIFLTVAIALFAFSSVIGNYYYGQSNLEFLTESKLALFIFRCLVVVLVFTGAVVKTETVWSTADLFMGLMAIVNLVAIIGLSNIAFAVMKDYQQQRREGKRPIFKPENLEINLFGIECWGDQSKDIKKVK; this comes from the coding sequence ATGAGAGATTTCGATAGTTTAATTCCTGATTGGTTTAAGACAGTAGTTCAGGTAGGAAACGATTTAATTTGGTCACAATATTTAATCGGACTCTTGCTGACTGCAGGTCTATTTTTCACAATCAGCTCTAGATTTGTTCAAATCAGGTGGATCCCTGAAATGTTCCGTGCCATTAAAGAAAAGCCGGAAACATTAGATTCTGGTGAAAAAGGGATTTCATCATTCCAAGCATTTGTAATTAGTGCTGGTTCTCGTGTAGGGACTGGTAACATTGCTGGGGTTGCAACTGCGATTGTTTTAGGTGGTCCAGGGGCAGTATTCTGGATGTGGATTATTGCAATCGTTGGTGCAGCAAGTGCATTTATCGAAGCGACACTAGCGCAAGTGTACAAAGTGCATGATGAAGAAGGCGGTTTCCGTGGGGGTCCTGCTTACTACATCACAAAAGGTCTTAATCAAAAATGGTTAGGTGTCTTATTCGCAATATTGATTACTGTAACATTCGCATTTGTCTTTAACACAGTACAATCAAATACGATTGCAGAGTCATTACAAACGCAATATAGTGTGAGCCCTGTGATTACAGGTATCATCCTTGCGATTCTTACAGCAATTATCATTTTCGGTGGTGTGCGTAGTATCGCTAACTTATCATCAGCGATTGTACCTTTCATGGCGATCATCTATGTAGTGATGGTATTAGTGATTTTATTCATGCATTACGATCAAATCATCCCAATGATCTTAACAATCATTAAGAGTGCGTTTGGTATTGACCAAGCAGCTGGTGGTGCAGTAGGTTTTGCGGTATTACAAGGGATTAAACGTGGTTTATTCTCGAACGAAGCTGGTATGGGTTCTGCGCCGAACGCAGCAGCAACTGCAGCCGTTTCACACCCAGTCAAACAAGGTTTAATTCAATCATTAGGTGTTTTCTTTGATACGATTTTAGTATGTACAGCGACAGCGATTATGATTTTACTTTACTCAGGTTTAGAGTTTGGCGAAGATGCCAAACAAGGTGTTGCAGTAACACAATCTGCATTGAATGAACATCTTGGTAGTGCCGGTGGTATCTTCTTAACAGTTGCGATTGCATTATTTGCATTCTCTTCAGTAATCGGTAACTATTACTATGGTCAATCAAACTTAGAGTTTTTAACAGAAAGTAAATTAGCATTATTTATTTTCCGTTGTTTAGTTGTAGTGCTTGTCTTCACCGGTGCAGTTGTTAAAACTGAAACAGTATGGAGCACTGCAGACTTATTTATGGGATTGATGGCGATTGTCAACTTAGTTGCGATTATCGGTTTGTCAAATATCGCATTTGCTGTAATGAAAGATTATCAACAACAACGTAGAGAGGGTAAACGTCCTATCTTTAAACCAGAGAATTTAGAAATTAATTTATTCGGTATTGAATGTTGGGGCGACCAATCAAAAGACATTAAAAAAGTTAAATAA